The following coding sequences are from one Triticum dicoccoides isolate Atlit2015 ecotype Zavitan chromosome 4A, WEW_v2.0, whole genome shotgun sequence window:
- the LOC119286902 gene encoding protein CASP-like, protein MDPSPAQAAAAERDRSPPPPPPPPPSSSASPLAVVCSFWKDFDLEKERSGLDEQGLKIAENQETSQKNRRRLAENTRDFKKASPDDKLSLFNSLLKSYQEEVDNLTKRAKFGENAFLNIYQKLYEAPDPYPALASMSDQDQKLSELETENRKMKLELEEYRAESAHLKNQQATIRRLEERNRQLEQQMEEKVREMVEMKQRSLAEDSQKTLEALKDRERALQDQLRQATESVKNMQKLHESAQSQLFELRTQSEEDRTAKEAEVSLLMDEVERAQSRLVSLEREKGDLRSQLQTTNEDTSNNSDYVDPSDILESSLNAKEKIISELNAELRNIESTLSSEKEMHVNEVKKLTALLSEKETAITELKKELQERPTTRLVDDLKKKVQILQAVGYNSIEAEDWELATNGEEMSKLEALLLDKNRKMEHELTQLKVKISEKSSLLEEAERKIAELTSKVEEQQKLILKLEDDILKGCSSTDRRSSLLNDWDLQEIGSNEVSEGTDPRNSSPDQDQSSMLKVICNQRDRFRTRLRETEEELRRLKEKYEMLAVELEKTKADNVQLYGKIRYVQDYSHEKIVSRGPKKYAEDIESGSSDVETKYKKMYEDDINPFAAFSRKEKDQRYKELGIRDKITLSSGRFLLGNKFARTFIFFYTIGLHLLVFTLLYRMSALSYLSITPAHDEIILDAGNQTLSHMP, encoded by the exons ATGGACCCCTCGCCGGCCCAGGCGGCCGCGGCGGAGCGcgaccgctcgccgccgccgccccctcccccgccCCCGTCCTCCTCCGCGTCGCCTCTCGCCGTCGTCTGCAGCTTCTGGAAAG ACTTCGATTTGGAGAAAGAAAGAAGTGGGTTGGATGAGCAGGGTTTAAAGATTGCGGAGAATCAAGAGACGAGCCAGAAGAACCGACGTAGACTTGCTGAGAATACTCGGGACTTCAAGAAGGCATCTCCAGATGACAAGCTTAGTTTGTTCAACTCATTGCTTAAGAGTTACCAGGAGGAAGTTGACAATCTCACAAAGAGAGCAAAGTTTGGAGAAAATGCATTTCTCAACATCTATCAGAAGCTCTATGAAGCCCCCGATCCATATCCAGCTCttgcttctatgtct GATCAAGACCAGAAACTATCTGAACTGGAGACTGAAAACCGGAAGATGAAACTTGAGCTTGAAGAATACCGGGCAGAATCTGCGCACCTAAAGAACCAACAGGCGACGATTAGGCGACTTGAGGAGCGAAACCGCCAACTAGAACAACAG ATGGAAGAAAAAGTTAGAGAGATGGTTGAAATGAAACAGCGAAGCTTGGCAGAAGATAGTCAGAAAACTCTCGAAGCCCTGAAAGATAG GGAACGGGCGTTGCAGGACCAACTAAGGCAAGCTACAGAAAGTGTCAAGAATATGCAGAAGTTACATGAATCGGCACAAAGCCAATTGTTTGAGCTTCGTACTCAATCAG AGGAGGACCGGACAGCAAAGGAAGCTGAAGTGAGCCTTCTGATGGATGAAGTTGAACGCGCTCAATCACGATTAGTTAGCCTTGAGAGAGAAAAG GGGGATTTACGGTCTCAGTTGCAGACAACAAATGAAGACACAAGTAATAATAG TGATTACGTGGACCCAAGTGATATACTTGAGAGTTCTTTGAATGCCAAGGAGAAGATTATATCAGAGTTGAATGCAGAACTGCGTAACATTGAAAGTACTTTATCAAGTGAGAAAGAAATGCATGTGAATGAAGTAAAGAAGTTGACTGCTTTACTCAGTGAGAAG GAAACTGCGATAACGGAGTTGAagaaagaacttcaagaaagacctACGACTAGACTAGTTGATGATCTCAAGAAAAAGGTTCAGATTTTGCAG GCTGTTGGGTACAACTCAATTGAAGCTGAAGACTGGGAGCTAGCAACTAATGGTGAAGAAATGAGCAAACTGGAAGCTTTGCTTCTTGATAAGAACCGCAAAATGGAGCATGAACTTACACAGTTGAAG GTTAAAATATCAGAGAAGTCAAGTCTTCTTGAGGAAGCCGAGAGAAAGATCGCTGAACTAACTTCAAAGGTTGAAGAGCAGCAAAAATTGATTCTGAAACTTGAGGATGACATATTAAAG GGCTGCAGTTCAACTGATAGGAGGAGTTCTCTTTTGAATGATTGGGATCTTCAAGAAATAGGCTCAAATGAAGTATCGGAG GGTACTGATCCAAGGAATTCATCACCAGACCAAGATCAAAGTTCCATGCTCAAGGTCATCTGCAATCAGAGGGACCGTTTCCGTACACGATTACGTGAAACCGAAGAG GAACTGAGGAGATTAAAAGAGAAGTATGAAATGCTAGCTGTAGAATTGGAAAAAACAAAAGCTGATAATGTTCAATTGTACGGAAAGATTCGATACGTCCAGGACTACAGTCATGAGAAGATTGTTTCTAGAGGACCAAAGAAG TACGCAGAAGATATTGAAAGTGGTTCTTCAGATGTTGAAACAAAGTACAAGAAAATGTACGAGGATGACATAAATCCTTTTGCAGCTTTCTCGAGGAAG GAAAAGGATCAAAGATACAAGGAACTTGGTATAAGAGATAAGATCACTCTCAGTAGTGGCCGTTTTCTCCTCGGTAACAA ATTTGCCCGGACATTTATATTCTTCTACACTATTGGATTGCATCTCCTTGTGTTCACACTGCTGTACAGAATGTCAGCTTTGAGCTATCTGAG CATAACACCTGCACATGATGAGATCATCCTCGACGCTGGCAATCAGACACTATCGCATATGCCCTGA
- the LOC119286904 gene encoding 14-3-3-like protein A, with amino-acid sequence MSTAEATREENVYMAKLAEQAERYEEMVEFMEKVAKTADVGELTVEERNLLSVAYKNVIGARRASWRIISSIEQKEESRGNEAYVASIKEYRTRIETELSKICDGILKLLDSHLVPSATAAESKVFYLKMKGDYHRYLAEFKAGAERKEAAENTLVAYKSAQDIALADLPTTHPIRLGLALNFSVFYYEILNSPDRACNLAKQAFDEAIAELDSLGEESYKDSTLIMQLLRDNLTLWTSDNAEEGGDEIKEAASKPEGEGH; translated from the exons ATGTCTACCGCTGAGGCAACCCGTGAGGAGAATGTGTACATGGCCAAGCTTGCCGAGCAGGCTGAGCGTTACGAAGAAATGGTCGAGTTCATGGAGAAGGTGGCAAAGACCGCTGATGTTGGTGAGCTCACTGTTGAGGAGCGCAACCTGCTCTCTGTTGCTTACAAGAATGTGATTGGTGCCCGGAGGGCTTCCTGGAGGATCATCTCCTCCATTGAGCAGAAGGAGGAGAGCCGTGGGAACGAGGCCTATGTTGCTTCAATCAAGGAGTACCGTACCAGGATTGAAACTGAGCTCAGCAAGATCTGTGATGGCATCCTCAAGCTTCTGGACTCCCACCTTGTCCCCTCTGCCACTGCAGCAGAGTCCAAGGTGTTCTATCTGAAAATGAAGGGTGACTACCACAG GTACCTTGCGGAGTTCAAGGCGGGCGCTGAGAGGAAAGAAGCAGCTGAGAACACTCTTGTAGCATACAAGTCAGCCCAG GACATCGCGCTTGCTGACTTGCCTACCACCCACCCGATAAGGCTTGGACTTGCACTCAACTTCTCAGTGTTCTACTATGAGATCCTGAACTCTCCAGACCGTGCTTGCAACCTTGCCAAGCAG GCATTTGATGAAGCTATTGCTGAGCTGGACTCCCTCGGCGAGGAATCCTACAAGGACAGCAccttgatcatgcaacttcttcgtgACAACTTGACTCTCTGGACCTCCGATAATGCA GAGGAGGGTGGTGATGAGATCAAGGAAGCCGCCTCAAAGCCTGAGGGAGAGGGGCACTGA